One stretch of Streptomyces sp. R21 DNA includes these proteins:
- a CDS encoding DUF1996 domain-containing protein yields the protein MRRNTRRRPTGARRATSLAIAMMLGGGGLVAVNVYASASESGSGGDSAQNSNGSRVLASGAATVYCPDVGDELTDVPEAARADVDKELAVLDGQIAEAYQRLQSSAQAIQQDSGFADSAIMNPLKEKRAATIERIAIAIDRVGDRPAGLEPLAACELRDSGNGTGDGQNQGGDGQDGNGAGQNQGGGGQGGNGAQTGNGAQTGNGPVAADFADITAVQPNVQNPRPADDASRGTFTTRCGVNANGLFNSDNVIVAPGVTNGAHHFHDYVGNQGNNAFASDDDLANAETSCENEGDKSTYYWPVLRLQNGTQERDAGAPGGGTEGNAGKIVTPKQVTLTFVGNPRSKVTAMPRLLRIITGDAKAFVNGTANANASWSCTGFEDRQLKDKYPVCPDGSDVVRTFKFQSCWDGQNTDSANHRTHVAFADAEGNCAGGFRAIPQLVQRIVYDVDAPSLEDGGRTSPLFAVDSFPEQLHKPVTDHGDFINVFDEGLMQSMVDCINSGRQCDSKDGSGDGSGSGASEEPQETPAPTSAAPSEGSGSDDQGNGGGDGKGNTGGDDQGDNDQGSTGGKDTPEPSTEVPSADTPSTDTPGTDSPDTDTPSAQAPSTEPADVGTPTGRSEQPQVYKTSSPKPVASASQSESAAAAPDGNAPSAAGQTQPQAQEVTGDLADTGTNLWPAAAGGTLLIAGAVLLLRIRRRGV from the coding sequence GTGAGACGCAACACACGCAGACGCCCGACAGGCGCACGACGTGCGACTTCCCTGGCCATCGCGATGATGCTGGGCGGGGGTGGGCTGGTGGCGGTGAACGTCTACGCGTCGGCTTCCGAGAGCGGCTCGGGCGGCGATTCGGCCCAGAACTCGAACGGAAGCCGTGTCCTTGCCTCCGGCGCGGCCACCGTCTACTGCCCGGACGTCGGCGACGAGCTGACGGACGTGCCGGAGGCGGCGAGGGCCGACGTCGACAAGGAACTCGCCGTGCTGGACGGCCAGATCGCCGAGGCCTACCAGCGCCTGCAGAGCTCCGCGCAGGCCATACAGCAGGACAGCGGCTTCGCCGACAGCGCGATCATGAACCCGCTGAAGGAGAAGCGGGCCGCGACGATCGAACGGATCGCCATCGCCATCGACCGCGTGGGGGACCGCCCGGCGGGGCTTGAGCCGCTCGCCGCCTGTGAGCTGCGCGATTCCGGAAACGGGACTGGCGACGGCCAGAACCAGGGCGGTGACGGCCAGGACGGGAACGGCGCTGGTCAGAACCAGGGCGGCGGCGGTCAGGGCGGCAACGGGGCCCAGACCGGCAACGGGGCCCAGACCGGCAACGGCCCCGTGGCCGCCGACTTCGCGGACATCACCGCGGTCCAGCCCAACGTGCAGAACCCGCGCCCGGCGGACGACGCCTCCCGCGGCACCTTCACCACCCGCTGCGGAGTGAACGCCAATGGGCTGTTCAACTCCGACAACGTGATCGTGGCCCCTGGAGTCACCAACGGCGCCCACCACTTCCACGACTATGTCGGCAACCAGGGGAACAACGCCTTCGCCAGCGACGACGACCTCGCGAACGCCGAAACCTCCTGCGAGAACGAAGGCGACAAGTCGACGTACTACTGGCCCGTCCTGCGCCTGCAGAACGGCACCCAGGAGCGGGACGCGGGCGCTCCCGGCGGCGGCACCGAAGGCAACGCCGGTAAGATCGTCACGCCCAAGCAGGTCACGCTGACGTTCGTGGGCAACCCGCGGAGCAAGGTCACCGCCATGCCCCGGCTGCTGCGGATCATCACGGGCGACGCCAAGGCGTTTGTCAACGGAACCGCCAACGCGAACGCCTCCTGGAGCTGCACCGGGTTCGAGGACCGGCAGCTGAAGGACAAGTACCCGGTCTGCCCCGACGGCAGCGACGTGGTCCGCACCTTCAAGTTCCAGAGCTGCTGGGACGGCCAGAACACCGACAGCGCCAACCACCGTACGCACGTGGCGTTCGCCGACGCCGAGGGCAACTGTGCCGGCGGCTTCCGGGCCATTCCGCAGCTCGTGCAGCGCATCGTCTACGACGTCGACGCGCCGAGCCTTGAGGACGGCGGCCGTACGTCACCGCTCTTCGCGGTCGACTCCTTCCCGGAGCAGCTGCACAAGCCGGTCACGGACCACGGCGACTTCATCAACGTCTTCGACGAGGGCCTGATGCAGTCGATGGTGGACTGCATCAACAGCGGCCGACAGTGCGACTCGAAGGACGGGTCCGGGGACGGGTCGGGGTCCGGCGCCAGTGAGGAGCCGCAGGAGACGCCTGCGCCGACTTCCGCCGCTCCGTCCGAGGGCAGCGGAAGCGACGACCAGGGCAACGGCGGAGGCGACGGAAAGGGCAACACCGGGGGCGACGACCAGGGCGACAACGACCAGGGCAGCACCGGAGGCAAGGACACGCCCGAGCCCTCCACCGAGGTGCCGAGTGCCGACACGCCGTCCACTGACACGCCGGGCACTGACTCGCCGGACACCGACACGCCGTCCGCCCAGGCGCCGAGCACCGAACCGGCGGACGTCGGCACCCCCACCGGCCGGAGCGAACAGCCCCAGGTCTACAAGACGTCCTCGCCCAAGCCCGTCGCCTCGGCCTCACAGAGCGAGAGTGCCGCGGCGGCCCCTGACGGCAACGCCCCGTCCGCCGCCGGACAGACCCAACCGCAGGCACAGGAGGTCACCGGCGACCTCGCCGACACCGGAACGAATCTGTGGCCGGCCGCGGCGGGAGGGACGCTCCTGATCGCGGGTGCCGTGCTGCTGCTCCGCATCAGGCGCAGAGGGGTATGA
- a CDS encoding MauE/DoxX family redox-associated membrane protein, with amino-acid sequence MSGSQRSPLLLAGLLAVAGVSHFAAPRQFDATIPRALPGKPRTWTYASGAVELALAAGVALPRTRRVAALAAAGFFVGVFPANVQMAVDWRHRPAPQRAAAIGRLPLQVPLVLWARGVAKGGAGRS; translated from the coding sequence GTGTCCGGGTCCCAACGTTCACCGCTATTGCTCGCCGGCCTGTTGGCCGTAGCAGGCGTCAGTCATTTCGCGGCGCCCCGCCAGTTCGACGCGACCATTCCGCGGGCCCTGCCGGGGAAGCCGCGTACGTGGACGTACGCGAGCGGTGCCGTCGAGCTGGCGCTGGCGGCGGGGGTGGCGCTGCCGCGCACGCGCCGTGTCGCCGCACTCGCCGCGGCGGGCTTCTTCGTCGGGGTGTTCCCCGCCAATGTGCAGATGGCCGTGGACTGGCGGCACCGCCCCGCGCCGCAGCGGGCCGCGGCCATAGGCAGGCTTCCGTTGCAGGTGCCGCTCGTGCTGTGGGCGCGCGGCGTCGCCAAGGGCGGGGCGGGCCGGTCATGA